In Streptococcus parauberis NCFD 2020, the sequence TAATGCGTTGGAGGAAGCCTTACATCCAAAAGGTGTCTTTGTTATGTTAGAAGCAGAACATATGTGCATGACCATGCGTGGTATTAGAAAACCTGGAAGTAAAACAATTACCACCACGGCGCGAGGTATTTATCAAACTGATCGTGAAGAAAGAAAAGAAATTTTAAGCTTAATTAATGAGAAGTAGGTAATAGGATGAAAATTGGAAAACATATCATTGAGAGTAACGCTACCATTATGGGGATATTAAATGTAACTCCAGATTCGTTTTCAGATGGTGGCTCTTATACAAATATTGAAAAAGCTTTGGCACAAACAAAACAAATGATTGCTGATGGTGCGACAATTATTGATATTGGCGGGGAGTCTACTCGTCCAGGTTACAAATTTATATCAGCTTCTGAAGAAATTGAACGAGTTGTTCCAGTAATTAAAGCCATTAAAGAAAACTTTGATATTTTAGTTAGTATCGATACTTATAAAACAGAAACCGCACGTGCTGCCTTAGAGGCCGGTGCTAATATCCTAAATGATGTATGGGCTGGTCTCTATGATGGTAAGATGATTGACTTAGCTGTCGAGTACCAAGTGCCAATAATTTTAATGCATAATCAAGAAGATGAAGTCTATAATGATGTGACCAAAGATGTTTGCCAGTTTTTAGCTGAACGGGCCAACTTAGCCCTTGAAAAAGGGCTAGCAAAAGAGAACATTTGGATTGATCCTGGTTTTGGTTTTGCAAAAAATGTTCAACAAAATATGGAATTGCTAAAAGGTTTGGATGATGTTTGCCATCTTGGTTTCCCTGTATTATTTGGTATTTCACGAAAACGTGTTGTTGATTACCTTATGGGAGGCAATACGAGAGCATTAGAACGTGATGAAACTACAGCTGCATTATCGGGTTATGCCATTAGTAAAGGCTGTCAAATTGTTCGTGTCCATAATGTGGCTGCTAATAAAGAAATTGTTGACGTTTTTAGTCAGCTTATGTGAGGAAAAAATGGATAAAATATATTTAAATGATTGCCGTTTTTATGCTTATCACGGCGCAATGAAGGAAGAACAAGTACTGGGACAAATTTTTGTTGTTGATCTTTGCATGTCAGTTGATTTAAAAAAGGCCGGACAAACTGATAATGTGGAAGATACGGTTCATTATGGCTATGTCTATGAATCAGTAAAAGCAGAAGTTGAAGGGACTAAGCATGCATTGATTGAACATTTAGGACAAGCTATTTGTGATAAACTATTTAATGAATTTTCCAAAATAAATGCTATTACAATCAAAATAAGCAAAGAAAATCCACCAATTGCTGGGCATTATACTTCAGTATCAGTTGAGTTGGAGCGTAGTCGATGAACAATATCTATCTTAGTTTAGGTAGTAATCAAGGTGATAGCAAAGCGACCTTGAATGAGGCTATTAGACTAATTGACCAAATCACCAGGAGTCATGTCAAAGCTGTTTCCTCTTTTTATCAAACCCCTGCTTGGGGCAAAGAGGATCAAAATGATTTTCTAAATTGTGTAGCCTTAGTAGAGTCGGAGCTAAGTGCTCAATCTTTTTTACAGAAAACACAGGCTATTGAAATTGACTTGGGGCGAGTAAGGCATGAAATATGGGGTCCTCGAACAATTGATATTGATATTCTTTTGTTTAATCAGGATAAGATTGCTACAAAAAACTTAACCGTTCCTCATCCTTACATGACTGAACGGGCATTTGTGCTGGTACCTCTTTTAGAGCTTGAGCCAATTTTAAGACTTGATAACCAGTCACCACTCTTGCAAGAGAGTCTTGACCTGTTAGATAGCTCAGCAATTCTTAAAATATAAGACTAGCAGTTCTAACTTTTAAAAAATATCGTTTTTTTTACTGAAATTTGATATAATAAAATCGGCACTTTGCCGATTTTTTTATGAAAAAAATTGTTACTATGAAAGAAGATATATCATGATTAATGAACTTGAAGGAATTGATATCCGACTTGATGAACCCTTAAAAAATTATACCTATACTAAAGTGGGAGGACCAGCAGATTATCTTGCTTTTCCACGAAATCGTTATGAATTAACCCGCATTGTCAAATATGCTAATCACGAAAATATCCCATGGATGGTTCTTGGGAATGCTAGTAATTTGATTGTTCGTGAAGGTGGTATTAGAGGTTTTGTCATTATGTTTAATAAACTTAATACTGTTACCTTAGATGGCTATACTATTGAAGCTGAGGCTGGTGCAAATCTGATTCAAACTACAAAAATTGCTAGACGTCACAGTTTGACTGGTTTTGAATTTGCTTGTGGGATTCCAGGTAGTGTCGGTGGAGCAATCTTTATGAATGCTGGTGCTTACGGTGGAGAAATTGCTCATATTTTTCAATCTGCTAAAGTATTGACTAAAGATGGTGAAATTAAAACATTGACCGCGCGTGATATGGCCTTTGGCTATCGTCATTCAGCCATTCAAGAAAGTGGCGATATTGTTATCTCCGCTAAATTTGCTTTAAATCCTGGTAATTATGATCAAATTGCTCAAGAAATGGATCGCCTAAATCATTTAAGACAGTTGAAACAACCGCTTGAATACCCATCTTGTGGTTCGGTCTTCAAACGTCCTATTGGTTATTTTGCAGGTCAATTGATAATGGACGCCAATCTTAAAGGTCATCGAATTGGTGGTGTGGAAGTTTCTGATAAACATGCTGGTTTCATGATAAATGTTGATAATGGCACAGCTGAAGACTATGAAGCATTAATAGCTCATGTTATTAAGACAGTCAAGGACAATTCCGGCGTTACGCTTGAGCGGGAAGTTCGCATTATCGGCGAAGAAAAATAAAACAAGAAAGAGTAAAATTGAGGATATATGACAATTGACTAAGCCAATTATCTTATTTAACAATGTCTCAAAGGTTTTTGATGACAATAACACTAAAGTATTGAATAATATTAATTTTGAACTTGAAGAGGGCAAGTTTTATACACTTCTAGGTGCTTCAGGTTCTGGTAAATCAACTATATTAAATATTATTGCTGGACTTTTAGACGCTACCAGTGGTGATGTCTATCTTGATGGTCAACGTATTAATGACTTACCTATTAGTAAACGTGATATCCATACTGTTTTCCAAAACTACGCCCTATTCCCTCATATGAATGTTTTTGATAATGTAGCTTTTGCTTTAAAACTGAAAAATGTTCCTAAAAAAGAAATTGAAGAGCGTGTTACAGAGACCTTAAAAATGGTTCAATTAGAAGGTTATGAAAATCGTCCGATTCAAAAACTATCAGGTGGACAAAAACAACGTGTTGCAATTGCCCGAGCCATCATTAACCAACCTCGTGTTGTCCTTTTAGATGAACCATTATCTGCGCTTGATTTGAAATTGAGAACAGAAATGCAGTATGAATTAAGAGAATTGCAACAAAGACTTGGTATTACTTTTGTTTTTGTTACGCACGATCAAGAAGAAGCTCTAGCAATGAGTGACTGGATTTTTGTCATGAACAATGGCGAAATTGTTCAGTCTGGAACACCTGTTGATATTTATGATGAACCGATTAATCATTTTGTTGCTAATTTTATTGGGGAATCAAATATCTTGAACGGGACAATGATTGAGGACTATTTAGTTTCCTTTAATGGTAAAACTTTTGAATCCGTCGATGGTGGGATGCGTCCTAACGAACCCGTTGAAATTGTTATTCGTCCTGAAGATTTACAAATTACCCTTCCAGAAGAAGGAAAATTACAAGTTAAAGTTGACACTCAGTTATTCCGTGGTGTTCATTATGAAATCATTGCCTATGATGAATTAGGTAATGAGTGGATGATTCATTCTACCCGCAAAGCCATTGAAGGTGAAATTATCGGTCTAGACTTCACTCCAGAAGATATCCATGTCATGAGGCTCAATGAAACAGAAGAAGAATTTGACGCCCGTATTGATGAATATGTTGAGGTAGATGAACAAGAAGATGGGTTAATCAATGCGATTGAGGGGGAAAGACATGATGAAAACCTCTAAGCTCTATTCAATTCCATATTTCTTATGGATAGTGCTTTTTGTGCTTGCCCCTGTTGCTCTTCTTATCTATAAATCTTTCTTTGATATTGAAGGTCATGTGACATTAGCCAATTATCAGACTTTCTTTTCATCTTGGACATACATTAGAATGAGCTTTAACTCAATTTTGTATGCGGGGATTATTACTTTAGTTACTTTATTAATTGCCTATCCAGCAGCATATTGTTTAACCAAATTAAAGCATAAACAGTTGTGGCTAATGTTAATTATCTTGCCGACATGGGTCAATTTACTGTTAAAGGCTTACGCTTTTATGGGGATTTTTGGGCAACAAGGGTCATTAAATGACTTTCTTACCTTTATTGGTATTGGCCCACAACAAATTTTATTTACTGATTTTTCATTTATTTTTGTTGCCTCATACATTGAGATTCCTTTTATGATCCTGCCAATCTTCAATGCCCTTGATGATATTGATGATAATGTGATTAACGCCAGTCGAGATTTAGGTGCTAGTGAAGTCCAAACTTTTTCTAAAGTTACTTTCCCTCTATCAATGAGTGGTGTCAGAGCAGGAGTCCAGTCTGTTTTTATTCCTAGTCTAAGTCTCTTCATGTTGACTCGCCTAATTGGTGGTAACCGTGTTATTACTTTAGGGACAGCCATTGAGCAACATTTCTTAACAACTCAAAACTGGGGTATGGGTTCAACTATTGGGGTTATCTTAATTCTGACCATGTTGGCCATCATGTACCTAACAAAGGAGAGAAGTAAATGAAAAAAATCGCACCATTTTATTTAGCATTCACTTTTGCCCTCTTGTATGTCCCAATCTTTTATTTAATTGGTTATTCATTTAATAAGGGTGGTGACATGAACGGCTTTAAAGGCTTTACTTTAGAGCATTACCAAACATTGTTTGCCGATAGTCGATTGATGTCGATCCTACTTCAAACCTTTGTTTTGGCCTTTACAAGTGCCCTTTTAGCTACAATTATTGGAACATTTGGTGCTATTTATATCCATCATGCCCGCAAGAAATATCATAATGCACTCTTATCAACAAATAATGTCTTAATGGTTTCACCAGACGTTATGAT encodes:
- the folP gene encoding dihydropteroate synthase — protein: MKIGKHIIESNATIMGILNVTPDSFSDGGSYTNIEKALAQTKQMIADGATIIDIGGESTRPGYKFISASEEIERVVPVIKAIKENFDILVSIDTYKTETARAALEAGANILNDVWAGLYDGKMIDLAVEYQVPIILMHNQEDEVYNDVTKDVCQFLAERANLALEKGLAKENIWIDPGFGFAKNVQQNMELLKGLDDVCHLGFPVLFGISRKRVVDYLMGGNTRALERDETTAALSGYAISKGCQIVRVHNVAANKEIVDVFSQLM
- the folB gene encoding dihydroneopterin aldolase, translated to MDKIYLNDCRFYAYHGAMKEEQVLGQIFVVDLCMSVDLKKAGQTDNVEDTVHYGYVYESVKAEVEGTKHALIEHLGQAICDKLFNEFSKINAITIKISKENPPIAGHYTSVSVELERSR
- the folK gene encoding 2-amino-4-hydroxy-6-hydroxymethyldihydropteridine diphosphokinase, which codes for MNNIYLSLGSNQGDSKATLNEAIRLIDQITRSHVKAVSSFYQTPAWGKEDQNDFLNCVALVESELSAQSFLQKTQAIEIDLGRVRHEIWGPRTIDIDILLFNQDKIATKNLTVPHPYMTERAFVLVPLLELEPILRLDNQSPLLQESLDLLDSSAILKI
- the murB gene encoding UDP-N-acetylmuramate dehydrogenase, with translation MINELEGIDIRLDEPLKNYTYTKVGGPADYLAFPRNRYELTRIVKYANHENIPWMVLGNASNLIVREGGIRGFVIMFNKLNTVTLDGYTIEAEAGANLIQTTKIARRHSLTGFEFACGIPGSVGGAIFMNAGAYGGEIAHIFQSAKVLTKDGEIKTLTARDMAFGYRHSAIQESGDIVISAKFALNPGNYDQIAQEMDRLNHLRQLKQPLEYPSCGSVFKRPIGYFAGQLIMDANLKGHRIGGVEVSDKHAGFMINVDNGTAEDYEALIAHVIKTVKDNSGVTLEREVRIIGEEK
- a CDS encoding ABC transporter ATP-binding protein; the protein is MTKPIILFNNVSKVFDDNNTKVLNNINFELEEGKFYTLLGASGSGKSTILNIIAGLLDATSGDVYLDGQRINDLPISKRDIHTVFQNYALFPHMNVFDNVAFALKLKNVPKKEIEERVTETLKMVQLEGYENRPIQKLSGGQKQRVAIARAIINQPRVVLLDEPLSALDLKLRTEMQYELRELQQRLGITFVFVTHDQEEALAMSDWIFVMNNGEIVQSGTPVDIYDEPINHFVANFIGESNILNGTMIEDYLVSFNGKTFESVDGGMRPNEPVEIVIRPEDLQITLPEEGKLQVKVDTQLFRGVHYEIIAYDELGNEWMIHSTRKAIEGEIIGLDFTPEDIHVMRLNETEEEFDARIDEYVEVDEQEDGLINAIEGERHDENL
- a CDS encoding ABC transporter permease, which gives rise to MMKTSKLYSIPYFLWIVLFVLAPVALLIYKSFFDIEGHVTLANYQTFFSSWTYIRMSFNSILYAGIITLVTLLIAYPAAYCLTKLKHKQLWLMLIILPTWVNLLLKAYAFMGIFGQQGSLNDFLTFIGIGPQQILFTDFSFIFVASYIEIPFMILPIFNALDDIDDNVINASRDLGASEVQTFSKVTFPLSMSGVRAGVQSVFIPSLSLFMLTRLIGGNRVITLGTAIEQHFLTTQNWGMGSTIGVILILTMLAIMYLTKERSK